Below is a window of Malania oleifera isolate guangnan ecotype guangnan chromosome 1, ASM2987363v1, whole genome shotgun sequence DNA.
GGAAATTTGAACGGGGTTACATCTCCATTTACATTCTTTGTATCAACGCTTTCCAATTTGTGCTCGATATTAGCCATGACATGTGGCTTTAAGTAATCCTGTGGCTTTGGGGGAATCTGCTTCGCTGGGGAGAGCTCTTCGAGTGCTTTCCTGAATGTGGAAATGACATCAGGATCAAATTCTGCAACAACACTTTTCAAATTTGGATCAACTTCATTGTCATCCATCTGCAGCCACAAGGGCTTTGGGgattctctcccactctcttgtAGTTTGGATTTAGGCTTTTCGAAGAATGTTGGCATTGGAATTGGATTCTGAATTTGATTTGGATTTGGAACAAACCCAAATGAGAAGCTCCTCACATGACTCTGGGGACGTAGAGGACTAATATCTTCAAGGCCTTCCATCAATTCCCAAGCATTGATAGTCTCCGGTTCGCCGGGAGGTGTTCGAATTGGGGTCTTCGGAATCATCTTGGGGATCTTCTCATTGATCATATTAGACCATGTCTTGGCTTCAATAACCCCCAATGAGAAATCCTTGCTTTTGTTGTCCCCTTTAATGGCGGCAGCATCATCACAATTCTCCTTACCGTCATCCTCAACAATGGTGGTGCCATGGACGCGAATGTTGGGATTGGAGGTGGCCAGCCCGAGAGATCCCAATGTGGTGGAAGTGAGCGCAACCACATGGTAGCTATCGCTGTGGCCCTCCGGCGGGTGGCGGACATGCATCGAATAGCTACGGGGCACGGGTGAATAGTTGTTCCGGCAGTGCCGGCACCGAGATTGCTTCGAACTTGCGCAACCCATTGAGGGAGAAACACAACTGGGAATAACAAAATTGAAGAGAAGCAAATCTAGAACAGAACACAAAATAACAAAGAGCCAAAGGAGCAGATTATAAAGGAATTATGTGGGAGTTCGGGAACAGATCAGGGAAACATTCCCCAGGTGAATGAGCTGGCGGGTAGGTAGTGTAACCGTGTTggttttttatgaaaataaaatagaagatTTGAGGTACTTGATACATGAAAGAACCAAGGCAAATTATTTCGTATTGCGAAAATATAGGGaggaaaaagattaaaaaaggaTCAACAGATTAACAGATGCTTCAACCGATGCGTGGGTGTGCTAAAAACTTCCCCCTGCTCAACGCATCGAAATAGGAACTGCATCAAACAGGGGAAACAGATCAATCCAACACGCAAAAACCAAAGGGAAAGCTTGAAAGCAGAAACAATCTGAGAACCCAGATGAGAATTTTTCCGAACAACTGGATTAAACCACAGTAGAACTCACTGGCATCGCCGATCCTCCTCCGATCATCTCCGATGACATTAGAAAATCCCAGGTCCTTCCCAGTTCGCACGCACCGGTCACCCTTCGCAACCGCCTGAAAATGCCAATCCACAGAAGAATTCGCCCCGGAAATCGACAAATCTCCGATAACCGACAACAGGGTCAGAACACACCATACCCAGAAATATCTAGAACGCGAATTGAAGAGAAAATTTACAGTCAAAGAAAGTGGGCAACGCGGAGACCCAGATGATTTTGGTCCGGTACAAACCAGTTTTTCGATTCATCTAATGCCATTACTGGTCTGCCAACCCCCCTATATCTATACTTTCATTACATAATATATTATATGTTGAACCTCAACCCGCCCCACGACCCAACTATAAGCAGAGTGGTACTTCTAATTCGCAACTGGCATGGGGCTGGCCCTTTATCACGGCCGGCCTGCCTTCCCTGCCCAAGCATTCATCTTAATTAATTGGTCTACAATTATTAAATTAATGCTGACTTTTTTTTTCCTCCAAAAAGTTTCTGTACACATTTGAACACATCAACAGCGTTTGGTGAGGGAATTGAAAAGAAGGGAACAGTCCAAACAGAGAAAGATCAACTAACTTATAATTTGGGTTTTATATATATGGCATTTTAACGTCGGATGGGCTTTTCCTGATTTTGCATTTTTCCAAAGGGACAAGCAGAACTTTCTGCCGGCAGTTGCAATAAGTAATTATTTTGGGTTAGTGGGGCGCTTGTGGAGGCATTTTTAGGGCACTAATGCCCCTCTTTGGAAGGGAATTGAAGTACGTCCTATTGGAGGATTGCTGGAGGCATTTTTAGGGCACTAATGCCCCTGTTTGGAAGGGAATGGAAGTACGTCCGATTGGAGGATTGCTTTTTCGTTACTTAATTATTGGATGGGTTTATGTCTTTTCTCTATTAGCTTTAATTTTGTGTATTGATTGCTGCCATCTGCCTGTGGTCGTTAACCCTAACTTGACACTTAGGACTGATAGGACCTTGTGATTTTCAGGGCGTTGTGGAAAAACCTGATTTAAGAGTTCTTTAAAAAATAGATTCTATGCAAAACTCctttcaaaaataagaaaaatcaacaaaatataaACCTGCTTTTGTCTAATCAGGAATAATCTCAACCGAACAACGACGACAAAATACAGCAAGATACAACAATTCACAGTAGAtttacaaaaatatataaatatacaagaTTATCCACAAGAAAACAATGCAAGAGATTTACATAGTTCAGCCTTAAAGGCCTACATTCACGATAGGAACCTCACATGCGGATCAGCTTTATTAATGGTGGAAATCAGTTACATAATACAGATCTTACCTACGAGACTTACCGATCTCTCCAAGAATCAACCCAAGAAGCATTCCAAGAAATCCTAACCCTTTTGTTTTTCCTTCGCCAAGAGAACTCGGCGTCTCTCCTTTTTCTTTCTCTGATTCTCTCTCGAAATCCCCCTCccagaaaatatttacaatttgtTGTGTCCCCCAGAACCAGCATTGCTGGTTTTACATATAACAAATAGATTACTGAAATTACAAAATTGCCCTTAATGAAAActaaattttgaccgttggatTTCCAGCACATTAGACGACTCAAATCTATCCCATTGTAAGCTTGACATTCTGCAtgcaacaattctccaccttggcaagcttgtaatCCTTGCTCTTCCCTTGCTTCTCCTATGGTTGTTCCTACAAAACAACACTAACAACTTCCTAAATAAATCAAGTTTGAACAATGCTCAAACTTGGATTTTGGTATTGTCTTAGTCATCATATTAGAGGGATTATCCTCTATTAgaattttccttacttctatttctccactagaaataataCCCCTCACAAAATGTagcctaacatctatatgtttggatctatcatgataaacatgattatTAGCTGaatgaatagtgctttgattgtcacaataaacaATGACGGTTCCACTATACATTCATAATTCCAGACACAGTCCTTTTATCCATGtagcctccttaaaggcttcagtcatggCTATATATTTAGCTTCTGTGGTAGAAAAAGCTACCACCGACTACATGTGCgatttccaactaatagcactacccaaaaaagaaaagatCATACCAGACAAGAACTTCCTAGTATCTATATTTCCAGGATAGTAAGAATCTACATATtcttttaaccctatttcacaatgcatatcccttttttccaaatattaatccttgttgttttgttccagacaagtatttaaaaatttgtttcaaagcatgccaatatGGTTTTTTAGGTTTGCTCATAAATTTGCTCACTTGACTTacagcataagatagatcaggtctagaacatatcataacatacattATGCTACCAATCATACTAACAtgaggtattctattcataaacagtaactcattttcagtttcaggacactgtttcctagataatttaacatgttgtgcaataggaatagaagtaggtttaacatgactcattccaaatctttttaacacctttgaaatataagacttttgagacaagtagagaagaTTTTTATCCCTTTCTCTAGTTATGTCCATGCCAAGTATTCTTTTAGCAGGGCCTAAATCTTTTGTTAGCCCTGATCGCTACACTAACTtgatttatatgttttgatgatattaacctatttgttattCCTAATATTTTCCATCCTtacagatcttatctagtataggtacaaagtgtttGATACACGGAgataccaaatcagaagcaaagatcggaccgagtagacatcaaataggaaagatcggaAGGATGCTGACttggaagcaccaaagcacatcccagAGGTTTTATTGTGTATAAACTAATTGTTATAAGGGTTATGTGAGTGAGTgcatattgtaactcttgcggtatGTGTCATGTATGATTTCTAAGTAAGAgttgagtcattgcataagcatactaggacatatTAGCATATAGGATCtacacaaaagtaacaaactcacaattcatagttttcaaagtaaaaacaaagagtttgtcaaaataatcttatactcaattaagttttcaaaatgggacaagtgttaagtaataagATGAGTTACAAACATTTTCATAACTTGGTCCCGATTTTGCAAAACTAGCTGTatgtcctaaagtcctaaaagtcaagcatatttctataaattcaaggacatattaagcatataagatatcaaaataagttttaagtgtgttttcataaaacaagatatcttatattcaaggaaaAATCATTTGTACAAGTATTATTCTTCATTAggcttaatatatttcatataattttgtcccagaatgttttaagtcattaaaatgttctttgataaggaaaaacaaagcaatcgtcactaatgtAGTGCAACCTTGACTCTTAaacaccttttggtatttggggcataatt
It encodes the following:
- the LOC131153292 gene encoding uncharacterized protein At3g28850-like, translating into MGCASSKQSRCRHCRNNYSPVPRSYSMHVRHPPEGHSDSYHVVALTSTTLGSLGLATSNPNIRVHGTTIVEDDGKENCDDAAAIKGDNKSKDFSLGVIEAKTWSNMINEKIPKMIPKTPIRTPPGEPETINAWELMEGLEDISPLRPQSHVRSFSFGFVPNPNQIQNPIPMPTFFEKPKSKLQESGRESPKPLWLQMDDNEVDPNLKSVVAEFDPDVISTFRKALEELSPAKQIPPKPQDYLKPHVMANIEHKLESVDTKNVNGDVTPFKFPMHRKNKIVVYFTSLRGVRKTYEDSCRVRVILKGLGLRVDERDVSMHSGFKEELRELMGEGFSGGSLPRVFVGGRHIGGAEEIRRMNEEGQLEKVLEGCEMVDDGGDSGRVCEGCGDVRFVPCETCSGSCKVYYDYDDEEEEEEEEEEEEEGEEEEDDGDECGFRRCPDCNENGIIRCPICCD